The following is a genomic window from Raphanus sativus cultivar WK10039 unplaced genomic scaffold, ASM80110v3 Scaffold3844, whole genome shotgun sequence.
tataaactatatttgcaaaaatttatggttactttaaaacaaatcattgcaaatatttgggacaacttctaagatttggttcttcataataatttttatcGACAAATATAATGAGGACTGAATTATAACTATTGaaacatttaataatattaccgggccgataaaaatgtgattaatatatttgtcgactattcagtcatatatagataatttaactcaatagtccacaaaaatattaatcatatcttattggcaggtgattattctttctgtttttttacttcataaatctatatatatattccctacttaaaagataaattttcatagccctccatcactatataagacactcacatccctgaactcaaaacacagcgcacactacacaaagtattaaacacaacaaacaccatgacgagaaggaaggtgaaactTGCTTTCATCGTCAATAACTCCTCGAGAAAAAACAACCTACCAAAAAGGAAGAGGGGCTTGTTCAAAAAAGCGTATGAGATATTCACTTTATGTGGGATTAATGCCGGAGCTATCATTTACAGTCCCTACGATCCTACCCCTGAGGTGTGGCCCTCCGTTGAGGggtatgaaccaagtgattacTACTTTTTAGAACTTGCCGAAATTGACCGGCACAATAATATGTTCAATCAACAGGAGTTTGTCCAACAGAGGATAACCAAAGCCGATAAACTtctgcttaagaagaagaaggacaacaggGAGGTTAACCTCATGGAAGATATGTATCGATTTCTTCAGATTGGACAGTTAACTATTCTAGCCGGGGTTCATACTAAACCTGCTCTAGCCAGGGATCTTAACGATctaggttatcttgttgacATGTATCTTAATAGTCGTAATCGCTTGATTCTGATTTTAGAAGGAGGCTCGGATGTGGAGATCGGTGAATCTTTATAgactggaaattaatattttttttgtttttactagtcataaatctaaaatatattctcaacttaaaaagatatattttcttttgtttcattgtttataataaaaatctgatttatttgttttattgtgtTAGACCTTATTcaataagttcatataaacctttttatttttttccctatattttcttttatcttattttaattttttatttattattaatttatttttatatttttatttttatattattttaattttattttatttaattttttattttattttattttttttttttttttgttttattttatttttacttttatttttatttaatttgattatttttatttttagggtcatataaactgtatttgcaaaaattatatggttactttaaaacaaatcattgcaaatatttgggacaacttctaagatttgattttcaataatatttttatagacaacaaatataatgaggactgaattataattattgaaacattcaataatattaccggCGCCGAAaaaaatgtgattaatatatttgtcgactattcagtcatatatagataatttaactcaatagtccacaaaaatattaatcacatctttattggcaggggattattctttctgtttttttttacttcataaatctataatatattccctacttaaaaagataaatttttcatagccctccatcactatataagacacacacatccctgaactcaaaacacagcacacactacacaaagtaataaacacacaaaaacaccATGACCAGAAGGAAGGTGAAACTTTCTTTCATCGTCAATAACTCCTGgagaaaaacaacctacaaaaaaGGAGGAGGGGCTTGCTCAAAAAAGCGCATGAGATATTCACTTTATGTGGGATTAATGTCGGAGCTATCATTTACAGTCTCTACGATCCTACCCTGGCCCTCCGTTGATggtatgaaccaagtgat
Proteins encoded in this region:
- the LOC130506973 gene encoding agamous-like MADS-box protein AGL80 is translated as MTRRKVKLAFIVNNSSRKNNLPKRKRGLFKKAYEIFTLCGINAGAIIYSPYDPTPEVWPSVEGYEPSDYYFLELAEIDRHNNMFNQQEFVQQRITKADKLLLKKKKDNREVNLMEDMYRFLQIGQLTILAGVHTKPALARDLNDLGYLVDMYLNSRNRLILILEGGSDVEIGESL